DNA from Microvirga ossetica:
CGGCGGAGACGATGTCGTTGATCTCGGTTCGCGCCGGCACCTGGCCCGGCCACCGGATCATCGCCGGCACACGGTAGCCGCCTTCCCAATTGGTGTTCTTCTCGCCGCGGAACGGTGTCGTGCCGCCGTCGGGCCACGAGAACGTCTCGGCGCCGTTGTCGGTGGTGTAGATCACGATGGTGTTGTTGGCGATGCCGAGATCGTCGAGCTTTTTCAGAAGCTGGCCAACCTGGCCGTCGTGTTCCACCATGCCGTCCGGATAGATCCCGAGCCCGGTCACGCCCTGCGACTCCGGCTTGAGGCGCGTCCAGATGTGCATGCGGCTCGGATTGAACCACAGGAAGAACGGTTTTTGATCCCTGTTGGCACGGTCGACGAAGTCGAGCGAGGCCGCGAGGAATTCCTCGTCGATCGTTTCCATGCGCTTCTTGGTGAGCGGCCCGGTGTCGTCGCATTTCTGCTTGCCCCAGGGGCCGAAGCGCGGATCGTCGCCAGGGGTGTCGGTGGCCGTGGCAGTGCACTTCAGGACGCCGCGCGGTCCGAACTGCGCCCGGAAGGCGGGGTTCTTCGGATAGTCCGGATGCTCGGGCTCATCCTCGGCGTTCAGATGATAGAGGTTGCCGAAGAACTCGTCGAAGCCGTGCACCGTCGGCAGGAATTCGTTGCGATCGCCAAGATGGTTCTTGCCGAACTGGCCCGTCGCATAGCCCTGAGGCTTGAGCAGGTCGGCAATCGTTGGATCCTTGTCCGACAGGCCCTCCTTTGCTCCCGGCAGCCCCACCTTCAGCAGCCCCGTCCGCAACGGGCTCTGTCCGGTGATGAACGCGGCGCGGCCGGCGGTGCAGGATTGCTGGCCGTAATAATCGGTGAAGACGGCGCCCTCGTTGGCGATGCGGTCGATGTTGGGTGTGCGATAGCCCATCATGCCGCGGTTGTAGGCGCTGATGTTCCAGAAGCCGATGTCGTCGGCCATGATCATGACAATGTTGGGCCTCTGCGGCTGCGCGTTCGCCGGCGTGCTGAGCGCCATCACGGAGGCGAACATCGTGACCAGGCCGACCCGGATCTTTCCACTGGCTTTCATTTTTTCAGGCCTCGCATCTCAAGGGTTTAGGTAGGCAAACGGGATCCCGCATACTTGCGGCAGTTCACTCCGCGCGCCTGGCCGATCGCGCTTTATCGATCTGAACGAGAACCTGGCTGGGCGTGTGGCTTGCCGGATCCCGCGTCAGCGCAAAGACCCTTATTCGTTGCCGCAGGGCGAATACGGGTAATAGCCGCACACATTCGGGATGACGGCCGAATTCTCGGCCGCATAGGCCGCACTTGCATTGGAGACACTCCCTCCCCTGTACCAAGCGCCATGATAGACGGGAGCGTGCCAGTAGCGGCCAAAGTCATCGATGAACAGGGCCGCGGGGCCGCTCGCCCCGGCCAGGTTGCCTTCCAGCACCGCAACGTCGAAGGTCAGGTTGCCGCCTTCGAGCTTGGGTGATTTCAGCGTCACCACGGCGTCGCTGACCTTCGAGCCATCGCCGCCCAGGACGGACACCGTGGCGTTGGGCGGATCCTTGGCGAAGCTGTCGTTGCCCTCGTCCCATTGCATGATGAACTGCT
Protein-coding regions in this window:
- a CDS encoding arylsulfatase; this translates as MKASGKIRVGLVTMFASVMALSTPANAQPQRPNIVMIMADDIGFWNISAYNRGMMGYRTPNIDRIANEGAVFTDYYGQQSCTAGRAAFITGQSPLRTGLLKVGLPGAKEGLSDKDPTIADLLKPQGYATGQFGKNHLGDRNEFLPTVHGFDEFFGNLYHLNAEDEPEHPDYPKNPAFRAQFGPRGVLKCTATATDTPGDDPRFGPWGKQKCDDTGPLTKKRMETIDEEFLAASLDFVDRANRDQKPFFLWFNPSRMHIWTRLKPESQGVTGLGIYPDGMVEHDGQVGQLLKKLDDLGIANNTIVIYTTDNGAETFSWPDGGTTPFRGEKNTNWEGGYRVPAMIRWPGQVPARTEINDIVSAEDWATTLVSAAGEPDINAKLLQGYEAAGKTFKVHLDGYDQRDLLGRKGPDKRREFFYWTDDGNLAGLRYDQWKAAFLEQKAEGFDVWAQPMVELRLPMLFNLRSDPFERAQHEAGDYVRWFIEHAFVLVPAQALVAQHLMSFQQFPPRQRPGSFSVEQAMEKLRNPPSSN